TGCGCTCGTAGCGGTCCTGCGACACCGGCATGAGCTCGACCTCGCGCCCGCCAAGCAGCCGCTCGAGCGCACGCTTCGCCTCGCGGCCGAACGGCGCTTTCAGCTCCGGTGCGTCGATGCCGTAGAAGCGAACCTCCATTGGGCCGCTGTCGAGGTGCACCAGGGCGCCGTCACCGTCGCGCACGCGCTCGATCGTCCCCCGCAGTAAAAGGGCCGACTCATCCGCCGGCGCCTCGACGATGCGGGGCAACTGCCCCGCCACAAGAGCAGCAACCAGGATGACGAAGGTCGCGCCGAGAGCGATGCGGGACATGAAGCATTATGGCACCGGGCGGCAGCAACCCGAATATCAGCACTCAGATCAGCTTCAGCGCCGCGAACAGCACGCCAAGGCCGAACATCAACATCGAGCCGAGTCGAACGGTCATCGTGGTAGAGAGCAACTGGAGGTCTTTCTGGAACGTCGCGGCGAGGGTTTCCTGGTCTCTGCGCACCGAGATTGCCAGCGTGTCGAGATCCTTGCGCAGTCCTGCCGCCAGTGTTTCCTGATCCTTGCGGACGGTAGCGGCAAGCGATTCGTGTTCCTTGCGGAACGTCGCCACCAGCGCGTCGAGATCCTTGCGGATTAACGCCAGCTCCTGCCGCATTTCGACACGCAGCAGATCGAGATCGGACTTGGTCGCCAGCGTGGTACCCATGTCGCGTTCCATGGCATCTACGACCGCGCGGGCCTTGTCGGCCGGGACGTTGATGCTCAGCAACGCATCATACAGCGAATACAGATAGTCCACGGTTCTCCTCGGAAGCGGCGGATCGCGCCCCTGTCATCATGGAACCCCGCTCGCCGGCCGACCAGCCGCTAATGCATGCGCTTTGCGCGGAAATCCGGCACCGCAGACTCGTCCGTTACCAAGCTCAGCCCGGCTTCCCCACCGTGGCCAGCACCAGCAATCCCTCGACCGCGCCGGTGAGTGCCTGGTACTCACGAAGCTGCGCGCGGTAGTGGTCGATCTCTGCCCGACCCGGGCCGATATCGCTCTTCCAGTCGATCACCGCGGCGATGCTTCCGTCCGCGGCCCGGGCAACCGCATCCGCAATCCCCGTGATGGCAGCGTGGGGGGCAGCCTCGGCGCCGGGCTGCCAGCCGTACACCGGCAGCTCCGGCACGAGGCGCTCGCGAAGTGCCGCGACTGCGGGGACGGCGAGCGCACGCAGCGCCGCCGCGGCGATCTCGGCGGGCGCGAACCCACAGGCCGGATCTTCCGCCGGCACCTCACCGAGCTGGAGCAGCAGTTCCCGCGCGCGCGCAGCGACGGTCGCCGCGTCGTCGGTGAGTTCGCGCGTGAGGATCTCCTCCAGCAGCTTGTGCATCACCCGCCCCCGGACCGGGCCGCCGCGGATCGCGGGGCGCTGCCAGTCGTCGGCCAGATAGGCCTCCTCCGCCGGGCCCGCAGCAGCCTCGTCGGTTTCCTGGCGACTCGGCTGGCGCCATTCGAGCCGGGTGGTCGCTGCAGCGACCCGGCCGGCTTCAGCCTGGAACGCGGCGCTGCTTTGATCGTTCGCAGCGTCCGGCTCCTGTCGCGCCGGCGCCTCATCGAGGTGCGCGAAGTCGGCGGGCGGGAGACTGCCGATGTCGAGGTCCACCTGCGTGAGCCAGACGTGGTCTCGCCCCGGCGGTTTCGGCAGGATCAACAGTTCGGCCGCGCGGGTGCAGGCGACATAGAGCAGGCGCCGGCGTTCGCGCTCGGACTGCGCGGCCTCCTCGGCCAGGCACGCCTCGTAGCCCACCCCCCGCACATGCCCCACGTAGTAATGAAGCTCGTCGCGCCGACGGTCATGGAGGACTCCGGACACCGCTTGCGGATCGCCACAGGTATTGACCGGGATGACGATTGGCCACTCGAGCCCCTTGGCGGAATGCATGGTGATGAGCTGCACGGCCTGTTGCTCGGCGTCGGGCCGGCCTTCCATCTGGGACTCGGCGTCCTCCCAGCGCGCGCGCATGTCGGTGGCGAACACGCGCAGGCCCCGCACGGCATAGGGCCGGGCCAACTCGAGGTAGAGATCCACGTTGGCGAGCGCTCGCTCGGCGCCGGCCGGATGGCGCAGGCGTATGAGCGGGCGCACCCGCATCTCCTCCACCGCTTCGGCCAGCAGCGCGAAGGGTGTGGTCGAGCGGGCCCGGCGCGCGAGCCCCTGCAGCCGCGTGATGACATCCCGGGCGAGCGGATGCGAGACCGCCTCCGGCGCAGTCCACAGCGTCAGGCGCGGGATCTGGTCCGGCCGTTGCGCCTGCACCGGCAGGGCCGCGACGATGTCGAGGAGTTCTTCTTCCGTCAGCCCGACGAGCGGGCCGCGCAGCAGCGCCCCGAAGGCTGCCGTGTCGCGCCCGTCCACGAGCACGCGCGTCAGGGCGATGAGATCCTGGATCTCCTGGCGCCGGTAGAAGCCCTTGCCGGCCTGGCTCGCCACCGCAATGCCCTGGCGCTCGAGTGCCTGCTCGTAGCGCCACAGCTGCGTGCCGGCCGGCGCGAGCAGCGCGATGTCGCCCGGCCGCACCGGCCGCCTGTCATTGCGTTCCACGATCGGGTAATGGCCGATGAGCCGCCGGCAGAGCGCGGCCACCGCTTCGGCCTCGCACTTGCGCATGGCCTTGATGTTCTGCTGCTCACCGCCCGCCTCGCCGACCAGATCGAGCCGCAGCACGCGTGCGCCGTCGTCCGCGGGAATGCGCGTCGCGCTCAGGTCCTGGAAGCCGGGCTGTCCGTCACCCGAGAGCGGGCCACGGAAGCGGTCATTCACCCAGCGCAGGATCGGCGCGACGGAGCGGAAGTTGGCGGTCACCTCGAGGATGTTCCCGGGGAGCTGGCGGCCGATGGCCTCGCGGGCCGCCACGTAGGTGTCCACGTCCGCGCCGCGAAAGCGATAGATGGCCTGCTTCGGATCGCCGACGCAGAACAGCGCCCCCGCACGCAGTGCGCGCGCGCTCCACGGCGCATCGGCCGGGCCCTCACCGCAGAGCCGCCATAGAATCTCCGCCTGCACGGGGTCGGTGTCCTGGAACTCGTCGACCAGTACGTGGGCGTAGCGCCGGGCGAGGCTCGCGCGTACGTCCTCGTGCCCGCGCAGCAATTGCCGTGCGCTCTGCAGCAGATCCTCGAAATCGAGCAGTGCGGCGTCGCGCTTGTAACGCGCATAGCGCTCGAGCAGCGGCTGGAACGCATCGGCGAGCGCCGTAAAAGCAGCCGCGTCGAGCGACTGGTGCAAGGCGAGCCAGGCCTCGCCCACCTGCCGATAGAACGCTTCGCCCTCCTGCGAGATGCGGCGGCCTTCGGCTTTGGACCGGCCCCGTGCCCCCGCTGCGCTCTCCCACTTGCCGTGTCGGCCCCACTTGCGCCACGACAATTCCTGCGTGTGCGCAGCGCAAGTCGGCGGCTCCAGCACAACACTCATCTTCTGTGCCCAACCGTCACCAGTGGACCGCAGCGGCTCGTACCGGTCGGCGAGCGCGCGCAGCTGGCCAGCGAGCACCGCCGTCGTCTCCTCCTCGAACCCGACACCGTTCAGCCAGGCGACAAACCGATCGACGCACTGGCGCAGCCGGCCGATGGCCGCGCCATCGACGACATTGCGGGCAGCGCGCACCCCCGGCCTGGCCAGCAGCTGCTCGGCGAGCGCCTGCAGGGGGCGCTGCGCATCCGGTCCTCTCGCCAGGACGAAGGCCGCGAGCGGGGCGTCCGGTTGCGAGCCGTCCAGCACCGCGCGCAAAAACTCCCGGAACAGATCCCGCCTGGCGAGCAACGCCTCGGCTTCGTCCATGACGCGCGCGCCGGGATCCCTGCCTGCCTCGACCGGGTAGGGTCGCGTCAGCGCCCCGGCGAAGCCGTGAATCGTGGTCACCGTCAGTTCCGCGATCGACTGGCGCGCCGCATCGAGGTGCGCGCGCTGGGTCGCGGCGATGCCCTCCGGCAGTGCGACTGCAAGCTCCACCGGAACGTCGTCCGCCAGGACGCGGCCGAGAAACTCCGCGATACGGGTGAAGAGCTGCCCGGCCGCAAGCTCGGTGAACGTGATCGCCGCAATGGCGCGCGGCGCAATGCCTGCGGCGAGCATCAGCACCACGCGTCCGGCCATCAGCGCGGTCTTGCCGGAACCGGCACCTGCCTCCACCAGCAGCGTCGAGCCGTGATCGGTCAGCGCGCGCAGCCGCGCGGCCTGGTCCGGCAGCATTTTCATGGCAGCGCCCACAGCTCGGGCAGAGATCCCAGGCGTTCGGCAGCGAGCGCGGACTTGCGCTCGACGTAGACTTCCTTGGCGTTGCCGGGCAGGGCGAAGCTGAGCGGCTCGTCGTCGCGCGCCGCGCTGTCCGGCCCGATGAGCGCATGGCCGGCGAGCAGCTGCTCGCGGGCGACGGCGATGTAGCGCGCCACCTGCGCCATGCTCGCGGCCGGATCGGCGAGCGGCAGGAGCTTCCCGCCGTCGCGCGGGTACAGAAGGCGCGCCTCGACCTCGACCGCGTCACCGAGCAGCGCGCGCACCGCATAGGCGTAGAGGCAGCGCTGCAACTCCGCGCCGCCGTCGAGTTCGATGCCTTTATTCGGCAATCGCCCGG
This genomic interval from Gammaproteobacteria bacterium contains the following:
- a CDS encoding UvrD-helicase domain-containing protein, with the protein product MKMLPDQAARLRALTDHGSTLLVEAGAGSGKTALMAGRVVLMLAAGIAPRAIAAITFTELAAGQLFTRIAEFLGRVLADDVPVELAVALPEGIAATQRAHLDAARQSIAELTVTTIHGFAGALTRPYPVEAGRDPGARVMDEAEALLARRDLFREFLRAVLDGSQPDAPLAAFVLARGPDAQRPLQALAEQLLARPGVRAARNVVDGAAIGRLRQCVDRFVAWLNGVGFEEETTAVLAGQLRALADRYEPLRSTGDGWAQKMSVVLEPPTCAAHTQELSWRKWGRHGKWESAAGARGRSKAEGRRISQEGEAFYRQVGEAWLALHQSLDAAAFTALADAFQPLLERYARYKRDAALLDFEDLLQSARQLLRGHEDVRASLARRYAHVLVDEFQDTDPVQAEILWRLCGEGPADAPWSARALRAGALFCVGDPKQAIYRFRGADVDTYVAAREAIGRQLPGNILEVTANFRSVAPILRWVNDRFRGPLSGDGQPGFQDLSATRIPADDGARVLRLDLVGEAGGEQQNIKAMRKCEAEAVAALCRRLIGHYPIVERNDRRPVRPGDIALLAPAGTQLWRYEQALERQGIAVASQAGKGFYRRQEIQDLIALTRVLVDGRDTAAFGALLRGPLVGLTEEELLDIVAALPVQAQRPDQIPRLTLWTAPEAVSHPLARDVITRLQGLARRARSTTPFALLAEAVEEMRVRPLIRLRHPAGAERALANVDLYLELARPYAVRGLRVFATDMRARWEDAESQMEGRPDAEQQAVQLITMHSAKGLEWPIVIPVNTCGDPQAVSGVLHDRRRDELHYYVGHVRGVGYEACLAEEAAQSERERRRLLYVACTRAAELLILPKPPGRDHVWLTQVDLDIGSLPPADFAHLDEAPARQEPDAANDQSSAAFQAEAGRVAAATTRLEWRQPSRQETDEAAAGPAEEAYLADDWQRPAIRGGPVRGRVMHKLLEEILTRELTDDAATVAARARELLLQLGEVPAEDPACGFAPAEIAAAALRALAVPAVAALRERLVPELPVYGWQPGAEAAPHAAITGIADAVARAADGSIAAVIDWKSDIGPGRAEIDHYRAQLREYQALTGAVEGLLVLATVGKPG